In Acanthochromis polyacanthus isolate Apoly-LR-REF ecotype Palm Island chromosome 9, KAUST_Apoly_ChrSc, whole genome shotgun sequence, the DNA window AGCAGGCAGACATCTGTTCGCTGGAGCGACACTAAAGTATTCCCCTCTTTTTTCTCCACGGTGTATTTGGTGCACGGTACAGGAATCCAACCGTGGACTGCGAGGAAGTAGAGCAGAGATGGGGAAAATGCAGGTCTTGGGTGTTCTTGCAGTAATATTGGCCGTCTTCTGCGTCCATGCAAAGGTTTACTTTCGTGAGGAGTTTCTGGACGGTGGTAAGTTTGTCATAAAAATTTGTAACAGTGCACGAGTTTAACGTTAACTCATTGCTTGCTAATTGGCATTTCAGCCATCATATGATCAGAAGATCATAATGAATATATCCTGTTTACTGGTAGTTGAGTGAAGAATGTCACCCCTCTGGATAGTTAGTTACCTAACTTTAGCAAGGCCCGGTATTAATCATAACATTAACGTTACCAATGGATGGAAGTTGCAGCATAACAAACAAACCAATATCACCATTTTGACAGTGACATATAACGACAATTATTTGTCGTGTAATTTGCTTTTGGGGGAAGTTATTTGACACATGTACACTACGTGTTAATCCCAACAAACTTGCTGGTCGTTTTTTATGTAGATGAATGGAGAAGTCGCTGGGTGAACTCCAAACACAATTCTGATTATGGAGAGTGGAAACTTACGGCTGGGGACTTCTATGGAGATGCTGAGAAAGACAAAGGTAAACGTTTTCAGGTGTTTATTCACACACTACGAAGCAGGAATTATACGCTTTAAATTACACTTGGTTGTTCCTGTTGTATTCATTAAGGCACttgctttaaaatgtattttgttgtttaagtatTAATTTCAATGGTAGAAAATAATTCTCAGGAATTATTTACTGATCGAAACATGAAACATACATACCACCTTCAACTGTCAACCTCAGAAAAGTCTCAAACAGCTCTTATACAATCCAAACACTTCTTGTGTAGAGTCAGTGACTTTCTCGTACCTTAGTATTTCTTTTTGCAGTACAGTTCCCACAAAGATAATCTACTTTGTGCTTTGCTGAAATTTACTTTTCCTGTTCAGGGCTGCAGACAAGTCAAGATGCTCATTTCTACGCTGTCTCTTCTCGCTTTGAGCCATTCAGCAACGAGGGGAAACCTTTGGTCATTCAGTTTACAGTCAAGCACGAGCAAAAGATTGACTGTGGTGGTGGCTACGTAAAGGTCTTCCCTTCTGACTTGGATCAGGCTGACATGCATGGAGAGTCTTCATACTACATTATGTTCGGTACGTAATGATGTTCATTGTTATATGCATTAGTAACTGAATGTTTACAAAAGCAGCATTTGGTAAATCtagtgttttatttcactttatagGTCCAGACATCTGTGGTTACAGCACCAAGAAAGTTCATGTCATCTTTAATTACAAGGGCAAGACTCATCTCATCAAGAAAGAGATTAAATGCAAGGTAGCTGCTgtgttttaaatctttttttttaatgcatacaATCATTACTTCTGTAAGAGGCTTAATTGAAACTCTTTATTTTCGCCTAGGATGATGAGTTGACTCACCTGTACACGCTGATCCTGAATCCAGATCAGACATATGAGGTAAAGATTGACAACGAGAAGGTGGAATCTGGCAGTCTGGAGGATGACTGGGACTTCTTGCCTCCTGAGAAAATTAAAGACCCTGAAGCCAAGCAGCCGGAGGACTGGGATGACCATGCTAAGATTGATGATGCGGATGACACCAAGCCTGAGGTGAATAAGCTTACTGCTATAAGTCAGCTGCCTTCGTTCTGCAGAAAAGTGCTGTCTTTTCCATTGGAAATGCTGGCAGGTGAAACTGTTTTTATTGACTGTTACTTAAACCTTGGGATTATTTGTTATTCTTTAGGACTGGGACAAACCTGAAAATATTCCAGATCCTGATGCCAAAAAGCCTGAAGACTGGGATGAAGATATGGATGGAGAGTGGGAGCCACCCATGATTCCCAACCCAGAGTATAAAGTAAGCCAAATGTGGACAGTGTGATTTCCTTGCTTGAGAGGTTGTCAACATTACTTTCTGCTAATGAACTGCTGCTTAATAAATACCTGCTGTATTACAGGGAGAATGGAAACCCAAACAAATTGACAATCCCAACTACAAAGGACCATGGGTGCATCCTGAGATTGACAATCCTGAATACAGTGCGGATTTGAACATCTACAAGTTTGACAACATTGCTGTTTTAGGTCTTGACCTTTGGCAGGTGAGAGAGAATGGTAAAGTCATTGTTGTGCTGATGCTTAAACTATTGTGTAACATTTGTTGCTGTTAATCCCAGGTGAAATCTGGTACTATCTTTGACAACTTCCTGATCACAGATGATGTGAAGGAAGCAGAAGACATGGCGAAGGAGACGTGGGATGTGACAAAGGTATATTGACATTCTTTTTAAACCATCCTTTGTTATTCagttcctccaggatttcgcgggtgtttttcgtgattgttgcggccgaaaatgcctgaattcgctgcagcttttctaaaaaattgcgataaaagttgcgatgtgttaagcttatttgttgagATAAAATTGCGGGACAtaagtgacaattgctaaaaagctgcattttttccagcttgtagaagatttttcaacactgtaattgacaatatttattccgaaattaattatttaacgttccaacccatttccacaaaagctggcacaccatggtgggacattagcagcaaccagatactggtttaatatgacgtgacctaactatgcagggggcgacgggaattgatgggactcagaaacacccccacaatttaatcagttgtgtcatttccgatacgtccacagaggtagatttgtagtaggatcacaatcatgtgatcgtcagtgGGCcactgaggtagcgttcacttgttgccatggttaccgtgccgctatcagacaccgtgccgctatgaatccttaacaaatctgtagatccaaactttaagtcgtatcactgctgaagtctagtcatttggtccttgtgtcatttctgaccgatcCTGAAAACTTCAgttaaatccctgagtctgtttttgagtgatgttggtaacagaggaaggattcacacatgctgatcgtcacataactccgttgtgttctttggtggaataatttaATCTagtttacctcattctttcagtgctctaacgtatccggatgcaacagtttccatcatggtaatttgtctggtctgttgtctgctcatttcagccgttctaatatgtttcgtgttttaaaaaaagtgtgtatcaatcgatgatttttttctttttttgattccaccacaatattgcacggttgtaaaacagtttagctccgctttggtgaagaacatcagtgaattaattgtttatcacagtcttcagcagtaatttttgttggtaaatgagacaTTAGTAtggcacatgtctgcatcttcaaaccataaacaggaagtgaattcggtgacgtacgtgtgTTACgcttgcgctgggagctgctatgattggtggaactcatgggaggcgggccaaaattgcgggaaagttgcagtgattggacaaaattgcaaggccacgCAAAATTTGCGGAGATTTGTTGATTTTGCGCGATcacaacatcgcgaattcctggagggactggttATTTGTACAACACACAGAGCCAGTGCAGTCATATTGTAAATAGAGTAGGACATGGTGTGTGATCATTTAAACGTTCCCTGCAGGAAccagagagaaaaatgaaacaggagCAAGATGACTTGAAACGGAAAGAAGACGAGGAGGAAAACAAAGAGCAAGAAACTGAAgctgatgaagaagaagacctgggtgaagaagaggaggaggaggaggaggaggaggaagaagaaagaaaaggagaggaaGCAACAAAAGACTTAGAGGAAGACGAGGAAGTAAAGCCGAGCCATACTGAGCTTTGAGGAGGTTTCTTCTCAGAAACTCTCTCCTGTCTTTCCCAGGGGTATTGTGGCTGCTGTGCATCCTTTCCCTGAGATTTGGACACATCCCAGCTTGGGGGTTTAATGTAGTGAATGGGGACAAGTGGGTGTTAATGGACTTGGTGTCTTTCATTTTGTTCATGATGTTACCATTGAACTGCTGGATTGATTCTAAGGTTTTCTACTGACAAAGTTCATTCCTCATTTTGTATTGACAGATAATCACTGGCACTGCCatctgtaagtgtgtgtgtgtatgttttttttgtttgtttgttttttacagattccTTTTGTAGCTACCTTTCAGCATATCTTGAAAGCTAACTATAAGCTGTGGTAAATATTTCTTTCAGTCTGGTGAAAGATACAGTACACATAACTCAACACATAATGCACAAACCAAAAGACTTCACCTCCCAAAAATCTGAATACAGACAAATCAAAACTAGTGCATTGTAGCTTATTTTGGTTTATGTCTGCAGCACTGAATGTTTTCACACCTTTAGACCATAATTGGGTGAAATGTTAAGACACAAATGAAACCTAATCTacttacacttttttttaaacaattatttaacagatttgactTCAACATGTCTCCATGAAAATGTAATTGGACTGCATGCTATCTGGAAAGTCTGTAGAGACCTATACCGAGCCCCTGGTGTGACTCTTGTGAGGgttacagttatttttttttattggacagAATGTTATTGATGCCAAAGTTTTTATTAAAGACTATTCTCTTATTGTGTGGTCATATGTCATATTGCATACTCTCACACATTGGAGGCACTAAATGTAGTTAAAACGTAAATTAAATGACTTCACACCAACTGTTTCATAAAGGCAGTTTTCTGAAGATGTTCTGTGTATTCCAACTGACCTAAACCTGGAGGTCTCCAATGTGCTTTTGAGATGCTCCAAATTGTTTTCACTTGGTTGCAACACGAATTGCTATATGCTAAGTGTGAAAAGTTAACAGTTTAATTTCTGCATAGAGTACTTAATACCTAATTAAAATACAATGTCTCTGCCAGTGGCATAGCAATACGAGGGTCAAAGGAAAACTACTTTGAAATGACACTATTTCTCAAACGTCTTGTTTCTCTTGCCTGGATAAATCCCCAGGGCAAAATGTTTGTCCTGCTCTCTTTGCACCGTGTGTTGAGTATGTTACCTTTATGTAGACTTGAAGTACAGCAAAACAGCGTTGTTATATTTTGCCCATGTCCAGAGCTCCCATTACCAACCAGCATTTGTGGTGGTTTCAGTTACTACCAGTGATTCAGAAACTTACCAAAAATACATGTCTACTGTGTGTCCATTTGTTTGTGATAAAGATTTAACCCAATTTAGAATTATGCACACttgacaacagaaaaatacaaattagTTTTAGCACATGGATTTCAACAAGAAATTCTGTAAAATGGAAGTTTATATGCAGTGGGTAATTTGATTTTCCGttctaaagcaggtattgaaaaacaaaaaacgagtggttattcgattttcgttttaaaatacaaaaactgaaatagaaatacaaggcgtttttccttttcatgattaAATGGATatacgaaattttaaaaatgctttgattttcattttatatttacaatagcaaaaattaaaatcactATACACGGATTCATGGGGCTCCTGATGGTCTGAAACAGTGGAGCAGTTGCTTTCCTTGCACAGCAGCTAATCTAACCTTGCTGTTTCTAAAGGAAGAATTAGGGAAATTTGTCGAGGGCTATATAAATTTTAGGTAAGTTTAGGTGTGCCATCAGGGCTCAGCTACCACAATTCATTTGCATTAGCAATCAGTAGATAGTTACCCCAATCCTGGCCGGTTTAGTGACCAACAGACGGCACACCCTCCGGAACTTACTCCTCCGGTCTGTCGCCGCTCGTACCCGTGCGCACTCCCGAGACACCAGGAAATATGGCGGCGCTCATGACTCTTAGTCAGGTAACAACTTCCAACAGCTCAAGAAAAGTGTCCACTTTTAATGTGGCTCATTAACTAGTGACAGCGACACTCGTTATATGCCGTCGCCACGCTACGACGTTGTAAGCTGTGGTGAATATTAACCAGTGTAACCATATTGACAAGCTTTCGTTGTCAACTAAGATAACATGGTTAGCTAGGTTAAGTACGGATAGCAAAGTTGCTGTACGTTTTAATAGAACGCTTGCGACGTGGATGGTGAtattacaaacaaaacatgactaACTAGACtctaaaactgaacaaaaacaaaccgtAGTTAACTAACCATTGCGTtgaagctgtgtttttttcttcttacgGACAGGCTGTATGGTGTGCAGACTGCTAACGGTACAACTAGccatttctaggtttctaacGACTTAATTTGGTGTATGTGTAGCTTCCACACACTTAATTGTAACTGAAACAGTGTTATATGTCTTTCCTGTCTTCTTTAGCTATCGAATGGAAACCCAGCCTATGAAAACCATTACAGACAGGTAAGAACTCCAGctgtttcagtgtttaaaaCAGCTCATGCAATACTACtcagtgaagttttttttctgctgtctcGACATCgtaattgttattattgttattattattattttatctttgcaGTTGGATCCGGGAAATACAGGCAAAATATCAGCTGGCGATGCAGCTCAATTCCTTAAAAAGTCTGGGCTGTCAGGCAGCACATTGGGGAAGGTGGGTCACAAATTCATCGACATTCAAACATAATATATTCTCATATTTCTTTTCAGTTTAAAGTATCTAAActgtatttcctttttatttacttttgttaGATTTGGGATTTGGCAGATTCAGAAAGAAAAGGCTATTTAGATAAACGGGTAACAAAGAATTTCCTTGTAAATTTGTCATTATTGGAAATGCTGAAATGTGCACAAAATCATCGGATTTGCTCTGCTTTCTTCCTCTTTCGCAGGGTTTCTTCATAGCTTTGAGGCTGGTGGCATCAGCACAGGGTGGAAATGATATCAGTCTTAACAACCTCAACCAAAACTTAGCTGCACCTAAATTTGTAAGTGTTAAAATCACTCCTGACTATTGTAATATTAGTGATAAGGAGCAGACTGTGAGATTAATGGACATTAAGTGTCTCAGAAAGTGAAGAAGTTGCATTTCTAACAGTCTTTTCCTCATCTTCATACAGTCTGTAAGTGCATATCCTGCTCTGCTTGATTTAATTGTgtctgcactttattttctacagacagacacaagCAGCCCTTTATTAAACGTTTCATTGACGACACTTGACTCGCAATGGACAGTTAGGGTGAGTCAATACAATATTTCAATAATATTGTCGAGGATGTAAGCAAATCAAGCCTACCACTGAAatctaacatttttttcttttgcagcctGATGAGAAAGGGAAGTTTGAGGGAATTTTTGAGAGTCTGTCCCCTGTAAATGGACTCCTCTCTGGTGATAAAGTCAGGCCAGTTTTGGTAAACTCCAAACTACCTCTGGATGTGTTAGGAAGGGTAATATACTACTATATAGTACTGCACAGTCCTTCCTCACTCTTTAATTTTATGAATTCAGAACAAACAAGTCTTAAGCATTTACTCATTGTTTCTGTAGATATGGGATCTAAGCGATGTAGACAAAGATGGACACTTGGATAAAGAAGAATTCACAGTGGTAAGCTGgggtttttaaagtttaaaaactgaatttttaaagttttactgtCACTGGAGAAATTCTGGGATAGcaatactggaaaaatacaAATTAGTATAAGAATAGTAtagattaaaaacaaagttaaGAAATGATCTGATTTCCAATTTTATAGGCCATGCATCTTGTGTATCGTGCCATGGAGAAGGAGCCTGTTCCAACTAGCTTACCTGCTTCCCTCATCCCTCCTGCTAAACGGAAAAAGTCTGCAGTTACGCTCCCAGGTGCCGTGGCTGTGCTACCTGCTCTATCTGGTCTTACGTCTGGTCCAGCTCCTGTCATAGAGACCCTGCGAAGCACTCCTCCTCTGAGCAGCACAACTCCCCTCAGCACCAATACTGTAAACGTTTCTCCAAAGCACTCTTTTAAATCCAGCTCACAGGTATgtatttttcttgaaatatgAATGTAATCGTTGTGACTATAACTGATTAGTCTTTGAGAGATAAGGCGCTGGGTAGCCTAGCCGCggtagacaacccacggcaacaaatttaattctctgccagggtgggtctagttaccctccataaggctcaaggctggatgctcctaaaactggccggacgaatcaccatgaagtgtagaatcagaaggcgggcgtaactaagtgacgacagaggcacgacgattctgacagaaacaaccggcgcacaataaacagttatctttcgactcggctttggccacagcccttaaagatttgaagctaaaattcaacttgaaagataaacaaaggacggcactgaagtatttcattgagaagaaagacgtatttggacttatgccgacgggatatggcaaatccttaatatacctgttggctccgctggttgggaagctaatgggacttagccacaatccggcgccctaggaactacgtcagcctatttgttgcgctgattggttgtatacctacccaattgctgcagagtgatttgatagacaactttatagcccgcctccctccctgtcgagcgtgcctcgacccttgtgtcttaagagctgggtctagcgtggctcgGCTAGGTGCTGGGTGATGTGGATAAACATTTTCTACAATGCTGTACATGTCAGTGTAGTATGTGTATGAAGAATTGCAGAATGATAGATAAATAACTTTGTcatctgttctgtgtaaaaacacaaattcttcTTTTGTCACAGTTGTAGGACGAAGTTTAAAAACCACACTCAAACGTTGAAAAGACCCTCACATATCAAAAACGCagtacaataaacaaaaacaagcacataCAACGACTAAAAACACAGTacagtttattttgtgttactAACAGCAGCTATTGCACAGGGtgtgagagattttttttgtagatgATTTTCCTAGCCAGTGGGGTTCTGTAGCGTCTGCCTGATGGCAGCAGCATGAAGGAGTGGTGGAGGGGATGGGAGGGGTCCTCAGTGAGGAGGGTGGCTGTCCTCATCACTGAGGGTCCATAGAGTTCACACAGAGGAGGTGGGactgtttgagtaattttactGACCTGATTTATTATTCGGGACAGTTTTGTTAAGATAATGTTCAGTGGGATGATATATTGCAGAACTGTAACAAACTTTTCTGCATTACATCTAACAACCAACTCTTCATTCATACACTTTATCATATTTTACACAAAATTTTATCAGAACAATTGAGGCAGTTTTCTAAAAGTGTAGCtcattattactttttttttcacaaatataGCTTATGAAAGACGATAAATGTTAATATTGAGGTATCTCTTAGCATGACTAGCTCCctaaatgtatagttttatcAAGTATAAAAGTGTTGTCGCTTCAGTTGTCAGCTGTTGTGATTAAAATTCTTCTACCCTAATGACAGTGGATCTAAGACTCAAGGGGTGTTATGTCTCCCATCTTGGGTAGTTTCACACAGCTACTCTACTTTATGTATGGTTTTTATCTGTTCTACTctatttgtttttcctgtaaaaCAACCTTGGGTGTCAAGAAAGGCGCTTAcgaaaaaaatatgttattatTGATTGgaattttttatgtttttttgaaaTAATGCATGCTTCATATATTGCAGTAAGTTCAAAGTCATAGCCTTGCATTAGGATGTAATTTTCTGAATGCTCCTAGTTATTTTCAAGTAgaataaaaaccacaaaaaacttAAGACttaaaaaatctattaaaaaacattaaatcctCTGGGGAAAATCTCTATGTGTATGTTTCCTTGCACCTTCCTAACTCCATGTAACAGTGACAGAGTCTTGACTTTTAAAGACACCAGCATTTCATGCATTTACTCTTTCCTGTTACTAGTGGTTAAACTTGTTTTACAACATTGTTCTGAGCACTATGCAAAGGCCAGTCTGTCGTTCTCTCTGCTGTAGCTGGGATTTTTCACCCGTGACTTTTGGAGAAACGGGTTTCTTTGCAATGGAGAACAAGCAATGCTGTTCAGACACGTGTACCTTGATCATTTGATGTGGCTGTCATGATGTGATTTGCTCTTTTATCAGTTTGTGTCCTTTCCTTTAACTTTAAATGGCATTTTAGTCTCcccaaatttacattttatgttacTTACCCCTAAATATTAAATGGTCCATTTCACATTTTGTAAGATTTATTTGTGACTGAAATAATACTTAATAGCACAACAATTTTCTTGCATCTGTACTCTCACCTGCATTAATCACAATGTTTTAATTTAAACTAGGATTTTCTAGATGCAAGTTTCAAtatttgtgtgaatgtgtgtgataGGTCAAAAGTCATTTAGATAGGTCAAAATCATCTTGCTGTTTGCAGTAAACATGATGATTCTCATACAAATGCATCTCCATCTTGTGGTTTTTTAACTCTGGATGAGTAGTTGGGTGTTGGCATTTATAGGAAATGTCTTCCTCAGGGGTCACTTAGTATATCATAACATTGACTTTTAACCATTTAAGTGTGTACATTCATAAATATCTTATAGATGTAACAATCCAAACTATCAGTGTTATGTGAAGCAGAAGTGTGAGTTTGTAGCAGGTGTTGTTACCGTCATTTCaaatcactaaaatgtctttttcccccctctctagCCAGTGGTGAACTGGGTGGTACCAGTGGCTGACAGAGAGAGATACGATGATATTTTCAAGAAAACCGACACTGACAGCGATGGCCTCGTCACAGGCAGTGAGGTTATAGAGATCTTCATGCAGTCCACTCTCTCCCAGACAATGCTGGCACAGATATGGTGAGACCACAACTCAGTTCAGTTCACAGACATTCTTATCATAACTGTCACAATGCTTTTCCTGTATTGAAAATATTGCAGTGCTCAAGAGAGCTAAATGTATCAACTTAAGAGAAAACTAACAACAGTAGATTTGCATTCAATAATTGGAAATGTATAGCATAAAGAGATGTACTGCAAATCTCCATCACGCAGTGAAAATGctacaattaaaataaacagtGCTGGacaattttcaaactttttatCTGTATCGGAGCCTCACATAAATTTAATTTGTGTTGTGTAGGCACATATTTTATGTCATGTGCACTGGTTACCCGCGACTTTAAAACCACTTGCCAGGCATATAGGTTCAagaaagcgtcttgagacaatttgacctgtgaTTGGTGCTGTGTAAATAAAATTGGATTGAATTCATTTAATAGTGTGTAGGTCCCTCGTGTGCTGGCTAAACAGCGCTGAACCAATGGACCATGGACACATGaccttgggggggggggtcatgGTTACGTTCAGTGAATACTTTTGGTCCTATGAGTTTCTCAGTTAGTTCTCTGTGGATCAGACTTGTTCTTGTGCATCATGTCAATGGTTCATGATTAGTTTGAGGACTACGGCAACCACtctgaggtgttgacttggcctccaaattccccaaatCTCAATCCAATCGTGCATCTGTGGGAtatgctg includes these proteins:
- the calr3b gene encoding calreticulin 3b; translation: MGKMQVLGVLAVILAVFCVHAKVYFREEFLDGDEWRSRWVNSKHNSDYGEWKLTAGDFYGDAEKDKGLQTSQDAHFYAVSSRFEPFSNEGKPLVIQFTVKHEQKIDCGGGYVKVFPSDLDQADMHGESSYYIMFGPDICGYSTKKVHVIFNYKGKTHLIKKEIKCKDDELTHLYTLILNPDQTYEVKIDNEKVESGSLEDDWDFLPPEKIKDPEAKQPEDWDDHAKIDDADDTKPEDWDKPENIPDPDAKKPEDWDEDMDGEWEPPMIPNPEYKGEWKPKQIDNPNYKGPWVHPEIDNPEYSADLNIYKFDNIAVLGLDLWQVKSGTIFDNFLITDDVKEAEDMAKETWDVTKEPERKMKQEQDDLKRKEDEEENKEQETEADEEEDLGEEEEEEEEEEEEERKGEEATKDLEEDEEVKPSHTEL